In Panthera tigris isolate Pti1 chromosome C1, P.tigris_Pti1_mat1.1, whole genome shotgun sequence, the following proteins share a genomic window:
- the DENND2D gene encoding DENN domain-containing protein 2D isoform X4, whose translation MDGLGHRLRASLRLKRRSGGSRQDNLREAVKEPERAPEHCLSTFAGGQHFFEYLFVVSLKKKSSGHDYEPTITYQFPKRENLLRGQQEEEERLLSAIPLFCFPDGNEWAPLTEYPRETFSFVLTNVDGSRKIGYCRRLLPAGRGPRLPKVYCIISCIGCFGLFSKILDEVEKRHQISVAVIYPFMQGLREAAFPAPGKTVTLKSFIPDSGTEFISLTRPLDSHLEHVDFRSLLRCLRFEQILQIFASAVLERRIIFLAEDLSTLSQCIHAAAALLYPFSWAHTYIPVVPESLLDTVCCPTPFMVGVQMRFQQQVMDSPMEEVLLVNLCEGTFLMSVGDEKDILPPKLQDDILESLGQGINEFETSEQLNEHVSGPFVQFFVKTVGHYASYIKREANGQGRFQERAFYKALTSKTNRRFVKKFVKTQLFSLFIQEAEKSKHPPAGYFQQKILEYEEQKKQKKSREKTVK comes from the exons ATGGATGGGCTCGGCCACCGCCTTCGAGCCAGCCTGAGACTGAAGCGCCGCAGCGGGG GAAGTCGCCAGGACAACCTGAGGGAAGCTGTGAAGGAACCAGAAAGGGCCCCGGAGCACTGTCTGTCCACCTTTGCTGGAGGGCAGCACTTCTTTGAATACCTCTTCGTGGTTTCCCTCAAAAAAAAGAGTTCAGGGCATGACTATGAGCCCACCATCACCTACCAGTTTCCCAAG CGAGAGAACCTGCTCCGGggccagcaggaggaggaggaacggCTGCTCAGTGCCATCCCCTTGTTCTGCTTCCCAGATGGGAATGAGTGGGCACCGCTCACTGAGTACCCCAG GGAGACCTTTTCCTTCGTTCTGACCAACGTGGATGGGAGCAGGAAGATTGGATACTGCAGGCGCCTCTTG cccgcCGGCCGTGGCCCTCGCCTTCCCAAGGTTTACTGCATCATCAGCTGCATCGGCTGCTTCGGCCTGTTCTCCAAG ATCCTGGATGAGGTGGAGAAGAGGCACCAGATCTCCGTGGCCGTCATTTACCCGTTCATGCAGGGCCTCCGAGAGGCGGCCTTCCCTGCCCCCGGGAAGACTGTCACCCTCAAGAGCTTCATCCCCGACTCGGGCACTGAG TTCATCTCCCTGACACGGCCCCTGGACTCCCACCTAGAACACGTGGATTTTAGATCTCTGTTGCGCTGTCTCCGTTTTGAGCAGATCCTTCAGATATTTGCCTCTGCAGTGCTGGAGAGAAGAATCATCTTCCTGGCAGAAGATCTCAG CACCCTGTCTCAGTGCATCCACGCTGCCGCCGCGCTGCTCTACCCCTTCAGCTGGGCGCACACCTACATCCCCGTTGTCCCCGAGAGCCTTTTGGACACTGTCTGCTGCCCCACTCCCTTCATGGTCGGAGTACAAATGCGCTTTCAGCAGCAGGTTATGGATAGCCCCATGGAAGAG GTCCTATTGGTGAATCTTTGTGAAGGAACCTTCTTAATGTCA GTTGGTGATGAAAAAGATATCCTACCACCCAAGCTTCAGGATGACATCTTAGAGTCTCTTGGCCAGGGGATCAATGAGTTCGAGA CTTCCGAACAGCTCAACGAGCATGTTTCGGGCCCATTTGTGCAGTTCTTTGTCAAGACTGTGGGCCACTATGCTTCCTACATCAAGCGGGAGGCAAACGGGCAAGGCCGCTTCCAAGAACGGGCCTTCTATAAGGCTCTGACCTCCAAGACCAACCGCCGATTTGTGAAGAAGTTTGTGAAGACGCAGCTCTTCTCCCTTTTCATCCAGGAAGCTGAGAAGAGCAAGCACCCTCCTGCAG GCTACTTCCAACAGAAGATACTTGAATACGaggaacagaagaaacagaagaaatcaaGGGAAAAGACTGTGAAATAA
- the DENND2D gene encoding DENN domain-containing protein 2D isoform X3 — translation MDGLGHRLRASLRLKRRSGGSRQDNLREAVKEPERAPEHCLSTFAGGQHFFEYLFVVSLKKKSSGHDYEPTITYQFPKRENLLRGQQEEEERLLSAIPLFCFPDGNEWAPLTEYPRETFSFVLTNVDGSRKIGYCRRLLPAGRGPRLPKVYCIISCIGCFGLFSKILDEVEKRHQISVAVIYPFMQGLREAAFPAPGKTVTLKSFIPDSGTEFISLTRPLDSHLEHVDFRSLLRCLRFEQILQIFASAVLERRIIFLAEDLSTLSQCIHAAAALLYPFSWAHTYIPVVPESLLDTVCCPTPFMVGVQMRFQQQVMDSPMEEVLLVNLCEGTFLMSVGDEKDILPPKLQDDILESLGQGINEFETASEQLNEHVSGPFVQFFVKTVGHYASYIKREANGQGRFQERAFYKALTSKTNRRFVKKFVKTQLFSLFIQEAEKSKHPPAGYFQQKILEYEEQKKQKKSREKTVK, via the exons ATGGATGGGCTCGGCCACCGCCTTCGAGCCAGCCTGAGACTGAAGCGCCGCAGCGGGG GAAGTCGCCAGGACAACCTGAGGGAAGCTGTGAAGGAACCAGAAAGGGCCCCGGAGCACTGTCTGTCCACCTTTGCTGGAGGGCAGCACTTCTTTGAATACCTCTTCGTGGTTTCCCTCAAAAAAAAGAGTTCAGGGCATGACTATGAGCCCACCATCACCTACCAGTTTCCCAAG CGAGAGAACCTGCTCCGGggccagcaggaggaggaggaacggCTGCTCAGTGCCATCCCCTTGTTCTGCTTCCCAGATGGGAATGAGTGGGCACCGCTCACTGAGTACCCCAG GGAGACCTTTTCCTTCGTTCTGACCAACGTGGATGGGAGCAGGAAGATTGGATACTGCAGGCGCCTCTTG cccgcCGGCCGTGGCCCTCGCCTTCCCAAGGTTTACTGCATCATCAGCTGCATCGGCTGCTTCGGCCTGTTCTCCAAG ATCCTGGATGAGGTGGAGAAGAGGCACCAGATCTCCGTGGCCGTCATTTACCCGTTCATGCAGGGCCTCCGAGAGGCGGCCTTCCCTGCCCCCGGGAAGACTGTCACCCTCAAGAGCTTCATCCCCGACTCGGGCACTGAG TTCATCTCCCTGACACGGCCCCTGGACTCCCACCTAGAACACGTGGATTTTAGATCTCTGTTGCGCTGTCTCCGTTTTGAGCAGATCCTTCAGATATTTGCCTCTGCAGTGCTGGAGAGAAGAATCATCTTCCTGGCAGAAGATCTCAG CACCCTGTCTCAGTGCATCCACGCTGCCGCCGCGCTGCTCTACCCCTTCAGCTGGGCGCACACCTACATCCCCGTTGTCCCCGAGAGCCTTTTGGACACTGTCTGCTGCCCCACTCCCTTCATGGTCGGAGTACAAATGCGCTTTCAGCAGCAGGTTATGGATAGCCCCATGGAAGAG GTCCTATTGGTGAATCTTTGTGAAGGAACCTTCTTAATGTCA GTTGGTGATGAAAAAGATATCCTACCACCCAAGCTTCAGGATGACATCTTAGAGTCTCTTGGCCAGGGGATCAATGAGTTCGAGA CAGCTTCCGAACAGCTCAACGAGCATGTTTCGGGCCCATTTGTGCAGTTCTTTGTCAAGACTGTGGGCCACTATGCTTCCTACATCAAGCGGGAGGCAAACGGGCAAGGCCGCTTCCAAGAACGGGCCTTCTATAAGGCTCTGACCTCCAAGACCAACCGCCGATTTGTGAAGAAGTTTGTGAAGACGCAGCTCTTCTCCCTTTTCATCCAGGAAGCTGAGAAGAGCAAGCACCCTCCTGCAG GCTACTTCCAACAGAAGATACTTGAATACGaggaacagaagaaacagaagaaatcaaGGGAAAAGACTGTGAAATAA
- the DENND2D gene encoding DENN domain-containing protein 2D isoform X2, with product MLLGILHCPEVVNKPVAQSAAQNSQPLAQKAAGPWRCLLTTFSLATPWGSWEELRSELQCQDAASVGAGLLLPSWVPSHPSCSAIACSAWKLPSPVWKAAHGLASRSCGWRLKRPLSQTLCSRSVGGKGSTPMPCRFEKMEGQVVGTMLRLFRNRLPRLRAGSRQDNLREAVKEPERAPEHCLSTFAGGQHFFEYLFVVSLKKKSSGHDYEPTITYQFPKRENLLRGQQEEEERLLSAIPLFCFPDGNEWAPLTEYPRETFSFVLTNVDGSRKIGYCRRLLPAGRGPRLPKVYCIISCIGCFGLFSKILDEVEKRHQISVAVIYPFMQGLREAAFPAPGKTVTLKSFIPDSGTEFISLTRPLDSHLEHVDFRSLLRCLRFEQILQIFASAVLERRIIFLAEDLSTLSQCIHAAAALLYPFSWAHTYIPVVPESLLDTVCCPTPFMVGVQMRFQQQVMDSPMEEVLLVNLCEGTFLMSVGDEKDILPPKLQDDILESLGQGINEFETSEQLNEHVSGPFVQFFVKTVGHYASYIKREANGQGRFQERAFYKALTSKTNRRFVKKFVKTQLFSLFIQEAEKSKHPPAGYFQQKILEYEEQKKQKKSREKTVK from the exons ATGCTCTTAGGCATTCTTCACTGTCCCGAAGTTGTAAATAAACCCGTTGCACAATCCGCAGCCCAGAATTCACAGCCCTTAGCCCAGAAAGCAGCTGGGCCTTGGAGGTGTTTGCTCACGACCTTTTCTCTCGCCACACCCTGGGGCTCTTGGGAGGAGCTGAGGTCTGAGCTGCAGTGCCAGGATGCTGCCTCTGTTGGTGCGGGCCTTCTGCTGCCTTCCTGGGTCCCGTCACATCCTTCTTGCTCAGCCATTGCGTGCTCAGCATGGAAACTGCCGTCCCCTGTTTGGAAGGCAGCACATGGCTTGGCTTCACGGAGTTGTGGTTGGAGACTGAAGCGGCCCCTCTCTCAGACTCTCTGTAGCCGGTCTGTAGGAGGAAAGGGAAGCACTCCAATGCCCTGCAGGTTCGAGAAGATGGAAGGACAAGTGGTAGGCACGATGCTCAGGCTGTTCCGCAACCGGCTGCCCCGACTCCGAGCAG GAAGTCGCCAGGACAACCTGAGGGAAGCTGTGAAGGAACCAGAAAGGGCCCCGGAGCACTGTCTGTCCACCTTTGCTGGAGGGCAGCACTTCTTTGAATACCTCTTCGTGGTTTCCCTCAAAAAAAAGAGTTCAGGGCATGACTATGAGCCCACCATCACCTACCAGTTTCCCAAG CGAGAGAACCTGCTCCGGggccagcaggaggaggaggaacggCTGCTCAGTGCCATCCCCTTGTTCTGCTTCCCAGATGGGAATGAGTGGGCACCGCTCACTGAGTACCCCAG GGAGACCTTTTCCTTCGTTCTGACCAACGTGGATGGGAGCAGGAAGATTGGATACTGCAGGCGCCTCTTG cccgcCGGCCGTGGCCCTCGCCTTCCCAAGGTTTACTGCATCATCAGCTGCATCGGCTGCTTCGGCCTGTTCTCCAAG ATCCTGGATGAGGTGGAGAAGAGGCACCAGATCTCCGTGGCCGTCATTTACCCGTTCATGCAGGGCCTCCGAGAGGCGGCCTTCCCTGCCCCCGGGAAGACTGTCACCCTCAAGAGCTTCATCCCCGACTCGGGCACTGAG TTCATCTCCCTGACACGGCCCCTGGACTCCCACCTAGAACACGTGGATTTTAGATCTCTGTTGCGCTGTCTCCGTTTTGAGCAGATCCTTCAGATATTTGCCTCTGCAGTGCTGGAGAGAAGAATCATCTTCCTGGCAGAAGATCTCAG CACCCTGTCTCAGTGCATCCACGCTGCCGCCGCGCTGCTCTACCCCTTCAGCTGGGCGCACACCTACATCCCCGTTGTCCCCGAGAGCCTTTTGGACACTGTCTGCTGCCCCACTCCCTTCATGGTCGGAGTACAAATGCGCTTTCAGCAGCAGGTTATGGATAGCCCCATGGAAGAG GTCCTATTGGTGAATCTTTGTGAAGGAACCTTCTTAATGTCA GTTGGTGATGAAAAAGATATCCTACCACCCAAGCTTCAGGATGACATCTTAGAGTCTCTTGGCCAGGGGATCAATGAGTTCGAGA CTTCCGAACAGCTCAACGAGCATGTTTCGGGCCCATTTGTGCAGTTCTTTGTCAAGACTGTGGGCCACTATGCTTCCTACATCAAGCGGGAGGCAAACGGGCAAGGCCGCTTCCAAGAACGGGCCTTCTATAAGGCTCTGACCTCCAAGACCAACCGCCGATTTGTGAAGAAGTTTGTGAAGACGCAGCTCTTCTCCCTTTTCATCCAGGAAGCTGAGAAGAGCAAGCACCCTCCTGCAG GCTACTTCCAACAGAAGATACTTGAATACGaggaacagaagaaacagaagaaatcaaGGGAAAAGACTGTGAAATAA
- the DENND2D gene encoding DENN domain-containing protein 2D isoform X5: MGAHGCEGSRQDNLREAVKEPERAPEHCLSTFAGGQHFFEYLFVVSLKKKSSGHDYEPTITYQFPKRENLLRGQQEEEERLLSAIPLFCFPDGNEWAPLTEYPRETFSFVLTNVDGSRKIGYCRRLLPAGRGPRLPKVYCIISCIGCFGLFSKILDEVEKRHQISVAVIYPFMQGLREAAFPAPGKTVTLKSFIPDSGTEFISLTRPLDSHLEHVDFRSLLRCLRFEQILQIFASAVLERRIIFLAEDLSTLSQCIHAAAALLYPFSWAHTYIPVVPESLLDTVCCPTPFMVGVQMRFQQQVMDSPMEEVLLVNLCEGTFLMSVGDEKDILPPKLQDDILESLGQGINEFETASEQLNEHVSGPFVQFFVKTVGHYASYIKREANGQGRFQERAFYKALTSKTNRRFVKKFVKTQLFSLFIQEAEKSKHPPAGYFQQKILEYEEQKKQKKSREKTVK; the protein is encoded by the exons ATGGGAGCCCATGGTTGTGAGG GAAGTCGCCAGGACAACCTGAGGGAAGCTGTGAAGGAACCAGAAAGGGCCCCGGAGCACTGTCTGTCCACCTTTGCTGGAGGGCAGCACTTCTTTGAATACCTCTTCGTGGTTTCCCTCAAAAAAAAGAGTTCAGGGCATGACTATGAGCCCACCATCACCTACCAGTTTCCCAAG CGAGAGAACCTGCTCCGGggccagcaggaggaggaggaacggCTGCTCAGTGCCATCCCCTTGTTCTGCTTCCCAGATGGGAATGAGTGGGCACCGCTCACTGAGTACCCCAG GGAGACCTTTTCCTTCGTTCTGACCAACGTGGATGGGAGCAGGAAGATTGGATACTGCAGGCGCCTCTTG cccgcCGGCCGTGGCCCTCGCCTTCCCAAGGTTTACTGCATCATCAGCTGCATCGGCTGCTTCGGCCTGTTCTCCAAG ATCCTGGATGAGGTGGAGAAGAGGCACCAGATCTCCGTGGCCGTCATTTACCCGTTCATGCAGGGCCTCCGAGAGGCGGCCTTCCCTGCCCCCGGGAAGACTGTCACCCTCAAGAGCTTCATCCCCGACTCGGGCACTGAG TTCATCTCCCTGACACGGCCCCTGGACTCCCACCTAGAACACGTGGATTTTAGATCTCTGTTGCGCTGTCTCCGTTTTGAGCAGATCCTTCAGATATTTGCCTCTGCAGTGCTGGAGAGAAGAATCATCTTCCTGGCAGAAGATCTCAG CACCCTGTCTCAGTGCATCCACGCTGCCGCCGCGCTGCTCTACCCCTTCAGCTGGGCGCACACCTACATCCCCGTTGTCCCCGAGAGCCTTTTGGACACTGTCTGCTGCCCCACTCCCTTCATGGTCGGAGTACAAATGCGCTTTCAGCAGCAGGTTATGGATAGCCCCATGGAAGAG GTCCTATTGGTGAATCTTTGTGAAGGAACCTTCTTAATGTCA GTTGGTGATGAAAAAGATATCCTACCACCCAAGCTTCAGGATGACATCTTAGAGTCTCTTGGCCAGGGGATCAATGAGTTCGAGA CAGCTTCCGAACAGCTCAACGAGCATGTTTCGGGCCCATTTGTGCAGTTCTTTGTCAAGACTGTGGGCCACTATGCTTCCTACATCAAGCGGGAGGCAAACGGGCAAGGCCGCTTCCAAGAACGGGCCTTCTATAAGGCTCTGACCTCCAAGACCAACCGCCGATTTGTGAAGAAGTTTGTGAAGACGCAGCTCTTCTCCCTTTTCATCCAGGAAGCTGAGAAGAGCAAGCACCCTCCTGCAG GCTACTTCCAACAGAAGATACTTGAATACGaggaacagaagaaacagaagaaatcaaGGGAAAAGACTGTGAAATAA
- the DENND2D gene encoding DENN domain-containing protein 2D isoform X1 — MLLGILHCPEVVNKPVAQSAAQNSQPLAQKAAGPWRCLLTTFSLATPWGSWEELRSELQCQDAASVGAGLLLPSWVPSHPSCSAIACSAWKLPSPVWKAAHGLASRSCGWRLKRPLSQTLCSRSVGGKGSTPMPCRFEKMEGQVVGTMLRLFRNRLPRLRAGSRQDNLREAVKEPERAPEHCLSTFAGGQHFFEYLFVVSLKKKSSGHDYEPTITYQFPKRENLLRGQQEEEERLLSAIPLFCFPDGNEWAPLTEYPRETFSFVLTNVDGSRKIGYCRRLLPAGRGPRLPKVYCIISCIGCFGLFSKILDEVEKRHQISVAVIYPFMQGLREAAFPAPGKTVTLKSFIPDSGTEFISLTRPLDSHLEHVDFRSLLRCLRFEQILQIFASAVLERRIIFLAEDLSTLSQCIHAAAALLYPFSWAHTYIPVVPESLLDTVCCPTPFMVGVQMRFQQQVMDSPMEEVLLVNLCEGTFLMSVGDEKDILPPKLQDDILESLGQGINEFETASEQLNEHVSGPFVQFFVKTVGHYASYIKREANGQGRFQERAFYKALTSKTNRRFVKKFVKTQLFSLFIQEAEKSKHPPAGYFQQKILEYEEQKKQKKSREKTVK, encoded by the exons ATGCTCTTAGGCATTCTTCACTGTCCCGAAGTTGTAAATAAACCCGTTGCACAATCCGCAGCCCAGAATTCACAGCCCTTAGCCCAGAAAGCAGCTGGGCCTTGGAGGTGTTTGCTCACGACCTTTTCTCTCGCCACACCCTGGGGCTCTTGGGAGGAGCTGAGGTCTGAGCTGCAGTGCCAGGATGCTGCCTCTGTTGGTGCGGGCCTTCTGCTGCCTTCCTGGGTCCCGTCACATCCTTCTTGCTCAGCCATTGCGTGCTCAGCATGGAAACTGCCGTCCCCTGTTTGGAAGGCAGCACATGGCTTGGCTTCACGGAGTTGTGGTTGGAGACTGAAGCGGCCCCTCTCTCAGACTCTCTGTAGCCGGTCTGTAGGAGGAAAGGGAAGCACTCCAATGCCCTGCAGGTTCGAGAAGATGGAAGGACAAGTGGTAGGCACGATGCTCAGGCTGTTCCGCAACCGGCTGCCCCGACTCCGAGCAG GAAGTCGCCAGGACAACCTGAGGGAAGCTGTGAAGGAACCAGAAAGGGCCCCGGAGCACTGTCTGTCCACCTTTGCTGGAGGGCAGCACTTCTTTGAATACCTCTTCGTGGTTTCCCTCAAAAAAAAGAGTTCAGGGCATGACTATGAGCCCACCATCACCTACCAGTTTCCCAAG CGAGAGAACCTGCTCCGGggccagcaggaggaggaggaacggCTGCTCAGTGCCATCCCCTTGTTCTGCTTCCCAGATGGGAATGAGTGGGCACCGCTCACTGAGTACCCCAG GGAGACCTTTTCCTTCGTTCTGACCAACGTGGATGGGAGCAGGAAGATTGGATACTGCAGGCGCCTCTTG cccgcCGGCCGTGGCCCTCGCCTTCCCAAGGTTTACTGCATCATCAGCTGCATCGGCTGCTTCGGCCTGTTCTCCAAG ATCCTGGATGAGGTGGAGAAGAGGCACCAGATCTCCGTGGCCGTCATTTACCCGTTCATGCAGGGCCTCCGAGAGGCGGCCTTCCCTGCCCCCGGGAAGACTGTCACCCTCAAGAGCTTCATCCCCGACTCGGGCACTGAG TTCATCTCCCTGACACGGCCCCTGGACTCCCACCTAGAACACGTGGATTTTAGATCTCTGTTGCGCTGTCTCCGTTTTGAGCAGATCCTTCAGATATTTGCCTCTGCAGTGCTGGAGAGAAGAATCATCTTCCTGGCAGAAGATCTCAG CACCCTGTCTCAGTGCATCCACGCTGCCGCCGCGCTGCTCTACCCCTTCAGCTGGGCGCACACCTACATCCCCGTTGTCCCCGAGAGCCTTTTGGACACTGTCTGCTGCCCCACTCCCTTCATGGTCGGAGTACAAATGCGCTTTCAGCAGCAGGTTATGGATAGCCCCATGGAAGAG GTCCTATTGGTGAATCTTTGTGAAGGAACCTTCTTAATGTCA GTTGGTGATGAAAAAGATATCCTACCACCCAAGCTTCAGGATGACATCTTAGAGTCTCTTGGCCAGGGGATCAATGAGTTCGAGA CAGCTTCCGAACAGCTCAACGAGCATGTTTCGGGCCCATTTGTGCAGTTCTTTGTCAAGACTGTGGGCCACTATGCTTCCTACATCAAGCGGGAGGCAAACGGGCAAGGCCGCTTCCAAGAACGGGCCTTCTATAAGGCTCTGACCTCCAAGACCAACCGCCGATTTGTGAAGAAGTTTGTGAAGACGCAGCTCTTCTCCCTTTTCATCCAGGAAGCTGAGAAGAGCAAGCACCCTCCTGCAG GCTACTTCCAACAGAAGATACTTGAATACGaggaacagaagaaacagaagaaatcaaGGGAAAAGACTGTGAAATAA
- the DENND2D gene encoding DENN domain-containing protein 2D isoform X7, with translation MGAGRLDTAGASWSVLLRTAPSSLQPARLHSWACSSFSCKSQGSLAVVVAGSARPSTCCHPAGRGPRLPKVYCIISCIGCFGLFSKILDEVEKRHQISVAVIYPFMQGLREAAFPAPGKTVTLKSFIPDSGTEFISLTRPLDSHLEHVDFRSLLRCLRFEQILQIFASAVLERRIIFLAEDLSTLSQCIHAAAALLYPFSWAHTYIPVVPESLLDTVCCPTPFMVGVQMRFQQQVMDSPMEEVLLVNLCEGTFLMSVGDEKDILPPKLQDDILESLGQGINEFETASEQLNEHVSGPFVQFFVKTVGHYASYIKREANGQGRFQERAFYKALTSKTNRRFVKKFVKTQLFSLFIQEAEKSKHPPAGYFQQKILEYEEQKKQKKSREKTVK, from the exons ATGGGAGCAGGAAGATTGGATACTGCAGGCGCCTCTTGGTCTGTGCTGCTCAGAactgccccctcctctctgcagccCGCTCGGCTCCACAGCTGGGCTTGCTCAAGCTTCAGCTGCAAAAGCCAAGGCTCCTTGGCAGTGGTGGTTGCGGGGAGCGCACGGCCCAGCACCTGCTGCCAT cccgcCGGCCGTGGCCCTCGCCTTCCCAAGGTTTACTGCATCATCAGCTGCATCGGCTGCTTCGGCCTGTTCTCCAAG ATCCTGGATGAGGTGGAGAAGAGGCACCAGATCTCCGTGGCCGTCATTTACCCGTTCATGCAGGGCCTCCGAGAGGCGGCCTTCCCTGCCCCCGGGAAGACTGTCACCCTCAAGAGCTTCATCCCCGACTCGGGCACTGAG TTCATCTCCCTGACACGGCCCCTGGACTCCCACCTAGAACACGTGGATTTTAGATCTCTGTTGCGCTGTCTCCGTTTTGAGCAGATCCTTCAGATATTTGCCTCTGCAGTGCTGGAGAGAAGAATCATCTTCCTGGCAGAAGATCTCAG CACCCTGTCTCAGTGCATCCACGCTGCCGCCGCGCTGCTCTACCCCTTCAGCTGGGCGCACACCTACATCCCCGTTGTCCCCGAGAGCCTTTTGGACACTGTCTGCTGCCCCACTCCCTTCATGGTCGGAGTACAAATGCGCTTTCAGCAGCAGGTTATGGATAGCCCCATGGAAGAG GTCCTATTGGTGAATCTTTGTGAAGGAACCTTCTTAATGTCA GTTGGTGATGAAAAAGATATCCTACCACCCAAGCTTCAGGATGACATCTTAGAGTCTCTTGGCCAGGGGATCAATGAGTTCGAGA CAGCTTCCGAACAGCTCAACGAGCATGTTTCGGGCCCATTTGTGCAGTTCTTTGTCAAGACTGTGGGCCACTATGCTTCCTACATCAAGCGGGAGGCAAACGGGCAAGGCCGCTTCCAAGAACGGGCCTTCTATAAGGCTCTGACCTCCAAGACCAACCGCCGATTTGTGAAGAAGTTTGTGAAGACGCAGCTCTTCTCCCTTTTCATCCAGGAAGCTGAGAAGAGCAAGCACCCTCCTGCAG GCTACTTCCAACAGAAGATACTTGAATACGaggaacagaagaaacagaagaaatcaaGGGAAAAGACTGTGAAATAA
- the DENND2D gene encoding DENN domain-containing protein 2D isoform X6: MLLGILHCPEVVNKPVAQSAAQNSQPLAQKAAGPWRCLLTTFSLATPWGSWEELRSELQCQDAASVGAGLLLPSWVPSHPSCSAIACSAWKLPSPVWKAAHGLASRSCGWRLKRPLSQTLCSRSVGGKGSTPMPCRFEKMEGQVVGTMLRLFRNRLPRLRAGSRQDNLREAVKEPERAPEHCLSTFAGGQHFFEYLFVVSLKKKSSGHDYEPTITYQFPKRENLLRGQQEEEERLLSAIPLFCFPDGNEWAPLTEYPRETFSFVLTNVDGSRKIGYCRRLLPAGRGPRLPKVYCIISCIGCFGLFSKILDEVEKRHQISVAVIYPFMQGLREAAFPAPGKTVTLKSFIPDSGTEFISLTRPLDSHLEHVDFRSLLRCLRFEQILQIFASAVLERRIIFLAEDLRSYW; encoded by the exons ATGCTCTTAGGCATTCTTCACTGTCCCGAAGTTGTAAATAAACCCGTTGCACAATCCGCAGCCCAGAATTCACAGCCCTTAGCCCAGAAAGCAGCTGGGCCTTGGAGGTGTTTGCTCACGACCTTTTCTCTCGCCACACCCTGGGGCTCTTGGGAGGAGCTGAGGTCTGAGCTGCAGTGCCAGGATGCTGCCTCTGTTGGTGCGGGCCTTCTGCTGCCTTCCTGGGTCCCGTCACATCCTTCTTGCTCAGCCATTGCGTGCTCAGCATGGAAACTGCCGTCCCCTGTTTGGAAGGCAGCACATGGCTTGGCTTCACGGAGTTGTGGTTGGAGACTGAAGCGGCCCCTCTCTCAGACTCTCTGTAGCCGGTCTGTAGGAGGAAAGGGAAGCACTCCAATGCCCTGCAGGTTCGAGAAGATGGAAGGACAAGTGGTAGGCACGATGCTCAGGCTGTTCCGCAACCGGCTGCCCCGACTCCGAGCAG GAAGTCGCCAGGACAACCTGAGGGAAGCTGTGAAGGAACCAGAAAGGGCCCCGGAGCACTGTCTGTCCACCTTTGCTGGAGGGCAGCACTTCTTTGAATACCTCTTCGTGGTTTCCCTCAAAAAAAAGAGTTCAGGGCATGACTATGAGCCCACCATCACCTACCAGTTTCCCAAG CGAGAGAACCTGCTCCGGggccagcaggaggaggaggaacggCTGCTCAGTGCCATCCCCTTGTTCTGCTTCCCAGATGGGAATGAGTGGGCACCGCTCACTGAGTACCCCAG GGAGACCTTTTCCTTCGTTCTGACCAACGTGGATGGGAGCAGGAAGATTGGATACTGCAGGCGCCTCTTG cccgcCGGCCGTGGCCCTCGCCTTCCCAAGGTTTACTGCATCATCAGCTGCATCGGCTGCTTCGGCCTGTTCTCCAAG ATCCTGGATGAGGTGGAGAAGAGGCACCAGATCTCCGTGGCCGTCATTTACCCGTTCATGCAGGGCCTCCGAGAGGCGGCCTTCCCTGCCCCCGGGAAGACTGTCACCCTCAAGAGCTTCATCCCCGACTCGGGCACTGAG TTCATCTCCCTGACACGGCCCCTGGACTCCCACCTAGAACACGTGGATTTTAGATCTCTGTTGCGCTGTCTCCGTTTTGAGCAGATCCTTCAGATATTTGCCTCTGCAGTGCTGGAGAGAAGAATCATCTTCCTGGCAGAAGATCTCAG GTCCTATTGGTGA